Within Telopea speciosissima isolate NSW1024214 ecotype Mountain lineage chromosome 8, Tspe_v1, whole genome shotgun sequence, the genomic segment AGAAACAAGAATGTGTAAAATTGCCACATTGCCCtccgtgaaataaaaaatctcatcaatGTTGATGCTCTTACGTGTACTTGTATTGGCCCCGCACTAATGCAAGGGCTACATTACCaagcaacaatctcttgccctatttaaatatttaattttggatagctaatttatttaattttgtttttaaatttatttttaatatttttcattatttaaattttatattaattttaatttttaatattttattgggaaaattCTCAAATTTTGGATAGTTATCATGGAAGGTGAAGTGTCAGGAAATCACAAAACAAAATTAGGccatttattttcatattttatttaatcTAAATCATCTATTCCCACTCAGGGTTGGAAGAGTACATAATAACGTCTAGAGTACTAATACACATGTATGGACATACATGAGATGCATGTCCATATAAGGAGGGGTATTTGATTGACTTaagactttgaaatttgatgtgTGGCTAATCTAGACCTTGTCCTCTCTAACGGTCGGAATAGACGCATCATCTATTCATATGGCAGAATAAATGCCTTGCCATAGCAACAATTTGTCTTATTTTATATTCAAGTCTTCCATTTTTGAATGTCACGTCAGCAACTCAATTTTGATAAGTGTCGGGGCCTACTTCAGCAAAAATACATATGGCTAATCAATAGAGTATTTTCAACATGTAATCAAACTATTTTTAGAGGGGGTGTTATTGGTGAAtcctgatctcagtccagaaagtgttgtggtgaAACTTTGGCAGGTCGTTTCGCTTTCGAAACGCGCTAGAATGGCCTAAAAGTGCATATGTCAGTGCCGTATGCACTGACCCCTGTAAAGCttgtcgagaccttcgaaacgatatgtattttgacatatgttgggttttgatccgaaccagaccgagtgggttttgttttttgggtctATAAGGGCAATTATGTACTTTTCCGAGTTAGGGTTCTCTTTATAAAGTGTTCTTAGTGTGTGAGAGATCTGAGGGTTTGTAACTTTGCTTCAAAATAGTAAAACCATTTTCTATCGTTGGTCGTGGATGTAGCTTACCtacttgggggtgaaccacgtaaaatcctTGGTGTTGTgtgtttgttcttctctttatcttCGTTTTTCTGTAATATCCCCATTTCTAAGCATTGTTTTTCTAACAGggtatttttcttaatttgcaACTAAACCGAACTCTTGAAGACCCCCATAAGACTCTCTGGTGGTTGAGGTAATTGTTGGTATAAAGAATGTAGTGTTCTCCTTCATGAACAAAAAATCTCCTGGTCCTGACGGATTGAACGCTTGCTTTTCAAGAATGCATGATACATCATTGGTCTGGACCTAATTGCAATGTTCCTGTGGTTTTTCAATTACTCCTTTATGTCTCAATCAATGAACTTTACATTCATTTGCCTTATTTCAAAGTCTAATAATCCTGTGGGTTTTAGGGGCTATAGGTCTGTTGCTTTGTGCAATTTACTTTACAAATTCATATCAAAGATTTTGGCCAAACTTCAGAAAGTGGTTCATCTTCTTGTCTCTCCTAACTAATCTGCAATTATCAAGGGGAGATCTATTGCTGACAACATCTTGGTATGCCACGAAGTGGCCAGCTGGGGAGATTACTCAAATTAATTCCCCTTATGCGGGCATTCTCAAGATTGATCTCCACAAAGTGTATGATTAACTGAGGTagagcaatttttttttttcaaatgatgGAGTTGATGGGATTTCCTTTTAGGTTTTTCTTGTGATGACTCCTATGTTTCTAGTTCTATGAAGCCTTGGCTACTACACACTCCTTTCATCAATAAActtctatttaccaaaaaaaagaatgggAACCCCGTGGGGTCTTTTGTTGATAGTAAGGGAATTAGACAAGGGGACCCGCTTTCCCCTTACATTTTTAATTACTCTAGCCATGGAAGTCCTCTCTATGTTGCTAAAGCAAGATTTGTTGGAAATGAGGTTGCAACCTATCCCTAGGTATAAACCTATGATACTCTCCCATCTACTGTTCGCATATGACTTGATGGTGTTTGTTAAGGCAGATGGTGCTTTTATGTCGACAATGATGGAGACTCTTAGTTCCTTCTCTAATGTTTCGGGTCTTAATGGGAACCAGTCTAAGTCCTCTATCATCATCGGTGGATTGAATATCCAGAGTCGAGAGAATCTTGTAGAGTTAACCAGTTTTACTGATACCTACTCTTAATAAAGTATCAATCGGTGTTCCATTGATCTCGGGGAAATAGAAAGCTATttattttccctctcttttttgaCTTAGTCAGAAAGATGTTAGAAAATTGGAAGTCTAGatcctttcatttttttagtTGCCTTTAGCTGATTCTCTCGGTCCTCTAAGTAAgatacatttattggtcagAGTTATTTGGCTTACCTGGGCATGTTGTCAAGAAGTTGGAATCGATGTTTCCTAATTTCTTGTGGTTCGGGCTGTCTATGGAGAGGAAGTACTTAAGTCGCCAAGTTTCTGAATGTGAATAGTTGCATGCGCTTTATAGTCGTAAAGAGCTTCTCAGAAAATTAAGGAGGCATTTGAAAAGCTGACCAGTACATAATAGGTATTTCTAGAGAAGGCCGATGTGTGGTAGGAATTTTGAAATAAGTTTGGTGGGTGGCTTCTAAAAAACATTCTCTTTAGGTTATGTGGATTTAGCACAGATAACTGAAGATGGATTCCATTTGGATTGTTCAACCGATTCAAAattgttcttgggtttggcagaaGATGCTAAAGTATTGAGATTGGGTTGAGCCTTTTATTCAACACTTCATTGGTAATGGGTTTTCTACTTTGCTTTGGGTTGACCCTTGGCACCTTGCGGGGCTGCTTTCCAACAGATTTGGTGACTGCATCCGATATGATGCAGCCTTTGATAGATTGGCGTGGGTGCAATCCATTCTGGTTGATGGTAGATAGAACCATGGGTCTCCTACTTCGTCGGATCTTAGTTTGGTTTGGGGGTATCCTGACAGTATTCACATGCATAATGACCTGGAGAAAGATACCATTATTTGGATGTCATCCCCTTCTGGTTTATTCTCTACCAAATCAACCTGGAACATTGTGAGGTGTCCTCCGTAATTGGATTGGGAGTCTTCGATATGATTCAGGAATTGTATTCCCAAGCACTTGGCAACAATTTGGAGATGTTAGGTGGATGGTCTCCCTATAGAGTATTAGTTCTAAAAATTGTAAAGTGTTGGTTGCTCCCTATAGTAGCTTATGTGTGCTGGTTTAAAGAGTAGggatcacttttttttttttttattgttcctttaccaaaaaaaaattgaagatatATTTTGAATCTTTGCTCTCCATCAAGAAGGCCTAGGGATAGCATCCTTTTGGAAGCCATGTGGATTGGGAGGACTTTCAACGGTAATTCTATTTGTTGTATTACCAAGTTGGCGTTTTGTGCTATAGTtgcccacatttggatggaaagaaacTTCAGATTATTTTGCAACAAGATGAATTCTTTTCCTTACATCATTAGAGATACCATTGCAAATGTAGAGGATATGTATAGAGCTGATATTCCTAAGGGTAAGCAATCCCTTGGTTGTGAAGTTTCTACACTTTGTTGcatgttttatttgatttactATATTTCCATTATATTTATTAGCTAGGTTACACTGCCATAGATCTATGTTATGTGGATTTCATTGTAGGGCATCTGTATAAACCCAAACTTGATTCTGTACTAGGTTGTCAATGGGTGCTGGACACAAGGACAATTGTTCCTTGGTAGTCTTTACTACCTAAACTCTACCATCAGTGCGGTCTCCTAGTTTTCTGTCGGGGAATTTTTCGTGGGTGCGACATCTCAGTTCTATATTGGAAAAATAATGATGAGTAGGTGCTGAGGTCAGGGTGACTATTATTCCATGCACGTAGGAAACTTGCCGAAGCACATATATCTTGTGTGATATAAATGTGTGCTTATATTGTATATTGAAGTGTCATGTATGCATAGTGGGTATGCACAGTCTGGTAGGCCTGACCACTAGGTGATTGCAGTGCGGATGTGCATATATATGATTCTATGTGTGATTGATTGAGAGCTAGCATACAATTGTGAGTGCCTGTGTGAGGAAGTGCCAGCAGTACAATGATTGTGTATGCGATAGCTCTGAGTAGCGGTGAGAGATTTCTAGCATTGCAATGttgattgtgtgtgtgtgtctttgCTATGAGAGGATAGTTTCAATAGTTGTATTGAGTGCCAGGGATATCAACAGGTGAACTGGGAGATAAACTTGATGAGGAAAAGTTTTTAGAATCCACTGGTTCACCCCCATCTCAATGCCATCACTGTTCAATAGTAATCTGTATTTCTGAAAAGCCTATCAATATGGATAAAGAGTAGAAATACCACTGTAATAAGAAACATCAGTGTGATAAAGTGTATGGAAGTAAAGATAGCTATATGGCAAATCAGGAAGAGAGGTAGAGAGTTACAAAAGCTGCTTGATGTTTATCTATAGTGACAAAAGGCACTTCTTTACAGATCCAGAAGTCTTATCCTTCTAACTCAGTTGTTTTCTCatctatatataattaatgTCTGAACTTTGATTTCAAAGTTGTGAGCAACTGAGCATTTGAACCATAGGTAACTAAAAATTGTAAAGAAGACTGATAACTTTCCTTCATTAGACAATTTTTTGACCTACTAAAAAAGGGAGTAACAACAAAGAAAGATAGGGAAaagtaaataataaataattttctaTTGTTCTTGCTCACTACTTTCACTCCAGTTCTTGATAGCCTGCAACACTGCTTGTTTCACCACTTGAGCATCTATATTTACTTGTCCTTCATTCTACAAAATTGCAAGATTTTATTTCTATCAGATAACTCGAAAAGTATACATGAAATGTAAATATACAAAATGTATGCATGTGATCACAATTTCCATTTTGTTTAATACATGTGATCATGATTAACATTTAACAACTCATtcaaaacaacaataataatcaAAGTTTATGATAACCCATTTACTAACTATTCGACAACAATTAAATACTTATGCAGGCTTATGCATGAGCTTGCCATAATGTGAAGGAAACACCAGACAAGATGTTTGTTTTTTCACTTTCTATTGGTTTTACATGTCCAGTCAAATTCAGAGTAAAGTACACGTAGACGCTCGCACAACCATGTGCATGGAAAATTTTTTGCTGCTGCCAGAGTTGCAAGAACTTTCCTACTTTCCAGGCTCgcagccaaagaaaagaaaaaattcactttccctttggATTCACAAATACCTCCTAGGTTTTACCAGGGcttgcagccaaagaaatggaatctcgAAGggaataagggtattttggaaaataaacTCTGAATCCTAGAGGGGTTTTTGTGaatccaaaggggaagtgaattattccatttctttggttgcGAGCCCAGGCAACAGGAAAGTTTCTATAACCtgggtaagagagagagagagtgagagagagagagagagagagagaaaattatatAGGTAGCCATGTACTTATGTAAATAAAACATGTAAAGAGTTTACTGACTTCTCCTCCAACTGCTTCTAGACGGAAATTGTCTGAACAAGAAACCCTAGCTTCAAGCACATTCAAACCCAACTCTTCAAAGGCTTCCAATATAGAGACAAGCAAACCAGAGCAACTTTTTTCTGAGAACACATTAATTAGAAATCCTTTTTCCACTGTTTCAACTGTAACCTGCAGAACAAAAGGTAGGGGGATATAAACATATTACTTAGAAGGAAATATGCATTTAGAgaacagaaataaaaagagaatcTGATTGTACCATTGGCAGTGGATTTGGGTCACTTGAGTTTTGTGAAGTTGCAATATCTTGATTCAATCTTTCTACTTTTTGCTTCAACTCTTCTATATACTTTGATGCATCAACTATAATTGAGGTTTTGTTTATCTGCCAAACACATATATACAGAGAGAAAGTATTGTATTAGGTAGATAGTAGTTGCACCATCATCAGCTTTgtggttttgtttgttttacttttcttcctccttttcgcGTTTATTGTTTCCTTTTATGATTCCATAATCAATCCTATTTCCGATACGAGCAGTTGATAATTGAATCCaatttttcccattattttcTTATCCGTAAAAGTGCAAAAAAGAAGGCCCAACTCCAATTTGAACATAGAATGCCCTTAAAATTAATTTATGGATTTTCTTTCCCCacccctttcccaaaaaaaaaaaaaaggatgatcAAGATATCAATTTTGATCTCTATTTGTTTGATCATTTCTTCAACATCTTCTTCAAGTATCATacaaagaagaggggaaaatgagaaaaaaaaaacaaaacatttaGATTAAGTTAGGGGGATTGAGAAAGAAATCATATATCATTTTCTTAACTAGATATAGACTTTTAGATATgagaataaagaaataaaataagggtagaACAATATAAAGAGTTAGAGAAAGGAATTAGTGGAGAAAAGAATTAGAAAGCAAGAGTTCAAGcacaaacagaaaaaagaagagaagaaaccaatGAGAAGAGAATGAAGCATTCAACTTTTGTCTAGATTCTCTGTATAAAAATCAAGTGCTTCAGAAATTTAGGGGAATTACTGCATCAGAGTTTGTAACTGAACGAAGTTGTTGCAGCTTCTCACACAGAACTGCTTTCTTGTTCTCCCTAGAAAccatagctctctctctctctctctctcacagggATTCACAACCTGAAATTCTTTGAGGCTGTTTAAAGAGGGGATGACCCCTCAAGTTTATGTGACGGCCTGTTTCAGTTTCTCATCAACAAAATATATAATACTGAATCTTGTGGAATTACCAAATTGCCCTTAGTGTTGTAAGGATGGAATTTTGGTAATCTTTTAATGGAGAATTTAGCCCTAGAAAAATTGCCTGACTTATTCAGATATAATAAGGACATTGTCTCCTAGAGAAACAATGTAACTTATCTATCATGAGGTGTGGATCTGATAAATGATTTTGTCTATATTTTGCACTTGTTAAATTCTAGTATATATAAAAGCCTTCGATCTATTTGTTCTAAGTATCATCATTAAATAGGTTAGTGATTAACAATTTTTCGAGGTTATTGCTATTGATTCAAGCAACTCAACTCATGGTATATATCACAATTATTTGGTGTTGCCCATTTAAATTCATTATATTTCGAGTCTAGAAACAATCTTTctacgaaagcaggggtaagactacgtacattatgaccctccctaaaCTCCGCAGTGGCAAAAGTCTCATGCATTGTGTACgcccttttatatatatattttgtagaTTACTCATGATCAAACCAAGAGGCCGGTTTTATTCTTGGGTTTCTTTAGCTTGCCTACAGTGAAATATTATAGGatcaataaaaaaccctaaaccaataTTAAGGTGGGTTTAAGATGTTATTATGTGAATGTGAAGCAGTACTTAGCCATGTTATATTTATAAAACTAATTGAAACAATAATATatgataggaagaagaagaaatgactGTGGAGGGAGAAGAGGATATATGTGGGAttgatgaaagaagaagagaaaagaaagagggtGGAGGGCATTTCTGGTATATTAAGGGAATGGGAAGGCATTTTCTAAAGTGTTGTTGAgggaggagaagggagagggagagggagaggaccTCAGAAAGGGTTTGATGGAGGAGGGTGGGGTTAACACAGAAGGAATCTGCTCGTGATAGGGGCTCCATCGAAACCAGCGAAGGAAGCGTCAAAGGATGTTTAGTTGTGAATGCCTCCAAACACTCCTCACGGGGGgaatgagtctctctctctctctcgtcacCGTCTTGTCTTCTCtatcactctctctttctctatcacATCTTACTCACACGTGCCACTGTACTCCAGTTTCTCATTTCTCAATTCTCCATCAAATTAacctttcttttaatttcttaaagttatttaaaaaaaacaaaaaaaaaaaaaaaaactctagagTAGAAAATTTTCTGAAGTCATTGGGTATCCATTTCTTAGAGACGATATTGTAGCAACAAATACTATAAAACATGAACAAACAAAGATGACTTCGAGATTTAACGTAGTTCATACAACAAAATGATGCGCTACGTCTATGGGCAAAGCTGAAGTTGATTCACTTTGTAAATGGAAGAAGATTACAGTGGAGAAATGTCAGTAAGAActctcacccaaaaaccctaacttgaaaatcccaaaatctCATTTGTTTCacttgcttacacaacaagatacgaaaacatataaatactccttcaaacgggtcgccaccaaaaataTCAGAGCAGATCAATCTTCGAAATAagtacaagaattcgagacacacataacaaaTACGGGTaactaaaattttcaaatttatttttaattgtttatatttatagtttcttattcaaaagaaaataattcaaATATCAATAAAGTAAATTTAATTAGAATAAGTTTCTTATTAGAATCGCATACCAATCATAGGTGATTGATCACCCTTTGATTAAGAAATAGATTTGATGTGGGTTGATATAATCTTGAGTTATCTTACCTTATAAGTCTATTTATAGAATTAAGTTCTCCGAAAGTTAAGTAGGGATTAACCCTAGTGTATCTTGAGAGAATCCATTGGGTatcattttttcattcatttctttAGTTTTCCACCTTTCTTGTTCAGTCTGACCCCAACACTTCTCAGTTTACACTCTCCCACGATTCCCGGAAGAActccacttttctttttttctttctagataGTTAGGATATATCCCTAACTATCTAGAGATACCCTCTTAAGAACCTACCCTTCTAGACTCTACAATACCTTTTGTTTCTTGGGATTATCAAGTTTACAAATTGCCTTTGAGATGATTTAATCACGTACGTAATAGAGCAATCTATAGTTAACAGTCCACAGATATTTTTTGCTTAGAGAGTTTCCTTGTGTAGAGACCACGCTTGGTCGCATGGTCAGTACATGTTTGGGTATCTATCCAGGTGGTAGAGGCGGCATTTTACGATGCCATGCGAGAGAGTGTAGAAAACACATCAAgtggagatctttttcccaaaaaggaATAAATGAATGAATAGATGAGAAAATTTATCTTCTTTAAATTTATCTTCTTTAAGTTTATCTAATAAAATCATAGGGGCCGGCCCAGGTCCCAGagaagttcgggttaaaaaaaccaaagaaaaaaaagaaaacgaaCAGAAAGAGAAAGCAAATAATCACACAATGCAATGATATATGTAGTCCGAGAATAATGTGCCTATGTCCACGGAGAGATGAGAGCAGTTTCACTAGCAATGGAGAAAAGGTTACAAGCTCTCTTCCCCATGTCTCTCTGTGTTCACAAAGAATTCTCCGTTACCCTAATTTCCCAAATTACCCTCATAATAAAACCTTCACAAGTTCTATAGACTCTTAATTGCCCTTCAGAGACAGCCCACAACCCAATCCACAAGACTCCAACCCCAACCCACCCCtcctccctaaaaaaaataaataagggaaattGGAAGTTAATTTTATTGAGAGGAGAGAATTAAAGGACaagaaatatatatacaagggagagggagggatgaAGACTAAAGAGCTCTCACGAGATAGAGATAGCTTTGGAACAACTCCATATGGAAGATTTGAAATTCCATTGTCACTTGTTCCAACATTGTCTCCATTCCACATGGACAAACCATGTACCCACCTATTCACATGTGTGCCCATTAATCATTACAACAGAACAATCTACCCATACACATACCCCTGCTCACCCCTTGTCTCTTGCCCTTCTAATTGTAGAAGGCAGAGAGGTCTAGCGCTCAGCTTCACCCTCCAAGAATCTGACCTTACACCACCCCTAcctcaaaaaacaaacaaaaaattttatatACAAATAAATCCATCATTATCTTCCTTAATCTCATCAATTTggcatattaattttttttagtaattATGATGGTTCTAAGTTCATGGTTCTAAACACCAAAATTTCTTAGTCATCTCAATCTCATCatttcaatcaaatcaaatatatCATAATCTCAACATCTCATTCCATGAAATGCCATAATACACAAACTTCTTGCATCAATCATActtgcttttcctttttatgtaACCAAATTTTACTAGGTAGACCCCTTAGCTAGGGTTTCTTATAATAATGCAAAGCAATATTACAATATGTCTATTTGAGAACAACTGTAATTATGATTGTGTTGTgttttatctttatttatttgaagGAATTCTATTCACTCAATCAAACACTTGTGGATTTAAAATCTTTATCATAGACTAAAATTCACAAATTGAGTGTCTTAAACTTTAGTTTAATTTGTTGCCTTGCAAGgataaatcactttcaaacAATTGTGAGCTAGGTTATCCAATGAACTCGCAGCTGTTTGAAGGTGACTTGATACTTATCAAGATGATGATATTATGAAATCATTGATAGATAAAAACAAATAGAGATTAAATGAAGTAGGCTTCCTTGTTGCATATAAATCCATTAATTCTAGTAGTATCTTATCCACCCATAAATCAACAAGTGATGAAAATCCTAatttgattcgcatccatattcgtttaggggtatccgtatccattttaagatatccagaaaaaaaaaaatcgaataaTTCGAAAAAAATTTATCTGATCCGAAT encodes:
- the LOC122670646 gene encoding uncharacterized protein LOC122670646, producing the protein MVSRENKKAVLCEKLQQLRSVTNSDAINKTSIIVDASKYIEELKQKVERLNQDIATSQNSSDPNPLPMVTVETVEKGFLINVFSEKSCSGLLVSILEAFEELGLNVLEARVSCSDNFRLEAVGGENEGQVNIDAQVVKQAVLQAIKNWSESSEQEQ